The following are encoded together in the Citrobacter arsenatis genome:
- the can gene encoding carbonate dehydratase, which translates to MKDIDTLISNNALWSKMLVEEDPGFFETLTHAQNPRFLWIGCSDSRVPAERLTGLEPGELFVHRNVANLVIHTDLNCLSVVQYAVDVLEVEHIIICGHYGCGGVQAAIENKEQGLIDNWLLHIRDIWFKHSSLLGEMPQERRMDTLCELNVMEQVYNLGHSTIMRSAWKRGQKVTIHGWAYGIHDGLLRDLDVTATSRETLEQRYRQGLSNLSQKHSNHK; encoded by the coding sequence ATGAAAGACATAGATACACTCATCAGCAACAATGCACTATGGTCAAAGATGCTGGTAGAAGAAGATCCCGGATTTTTTGAAACCCTGACACATGCGCAGAATCCTCGTTTTCTATGGATTGGATGTTCCGATAGCCGCGTTCCCGCTGAGCGTTTAACCGGTCTTGAACCGGGTGAACTGTTTGTTCACCGTAATGTTGCTAATCTGGTTATTCACACGGACCTGAACTGTCTCTCAGTGGTTCAGTATGCGGTGGATGTGCTGGAAGTGGAACACATTATTATATGCGGCCACTATGGATGCGGCGGCGTCCAGGCGGCTATTGAAAATAAAGAACAGGGGCTGATTGATAACTGGTTACTGCATATTCGCGATATCTGGTTTAAACACAGCTCACTGTTGGGTGAAATGCCGCAGGAACGTCGCATGGACACACTGTGCGAACTGAATGTCATGGAGCAGGTTTATAACCTGGGCCATTCAACCATTATGCGATCCGCCTGGAAGCGCGGGCAGAAAGTCACCATTCACGGCTGGGCTTACGGTATTCACGACGGTCTGTTGCGCGATCTGGACGTCACCGCCACCAGTCGCGAAACGCTGGAGCAGCGCTATCGCCAGGGGTTGTCTAACCTCAGTCAAAAACACAGCAACCATAAATGA
- a CDS encoding ABC transporter ATP-binding protein, producing MTIALELQQLKKTYPGGVQALRGIDLQVEAGDFYALLGPNGAGKSTTIGIISSLVNKSSGRVSVFGYDLEKDTVNAKRQLGLVPQEFNFNPFETVQQIVVNQAGYYGVEHKEAVKRSELYLKQLDLWEKRNERARMLSGGMKRRLMIARALMHEPKLLILDEPTAGVDIELRRSMWGFLKDLNDKGTTIILTTHYLEEAEMLCRNIGIIQHGELVENTSMKSLLSKLKSETFILDLAPKSPLPKLEGYQYRLVDTSTLEVEVLREQGVNSVFSQLSAQGIQVLSMRNKANRLEELFVSLVHEKQGDRA from the coding sequence ATGACCATTGCTCTGGAACTTCAACAACTTAAAAAAACCTATCCCGGTGGCGTTCAGGCGTTACGCGGCATAGATTTGCAAGTCGAAGCGGGTGATTTTTATGCGCTTTTAGGTCCTAACGGCGCAGGTAAGTCCACCACCATCGGGATAATCAGCTCGCTGGTGAATAAATCCTCCGGGCGGGTGAGCGTCTTCGGCTACGATCTTGAAAAAGATACGGTTAACGCTAAACGCCAGCTTGGGTTAGTACCGCAGGAGTTTAACTTTAACCCGTTTGAAACCGTGCAGCAGATCGTGGTCAACCAGGCGGGTTACTACGGCGTTGAGCATAAAGAGGCGGTTAAACGCAGCGAATTATATTTAAAGCAGCTCGATCTATGGGAAAAACGTAACGAGCGCGCGCGCATGCTTTCCGGCGGGATGAAGCGCCGCCTGATGATTGCCCGTGCGCTGATGCATGAGCCAAAATTACTCATCCTTGATGAACCGACGGCGGGCGTCGACATTGAGCTGCGTCGTTCAATGTGGGGCTTTTTAAAGGATTTAAACGATAAAGGCACCACCATTATTCTGACCACCCACTATCTCGAAGAAGCGGAAATGCTGTGTCGCAATATCGGCATTATTCAGCATGGCGAGCTGGTGGAGAATACCTCGATGAAGAGCCTGCTCTCCAAGCTGAAATCCGAAACCTTTATTCTCGATCTGGCACCGAAAAGCCCGCTGCCAAAACTGGAAGGCTATCAATACCGACTGGTGGATACCTCAACGCTGGAAGTGGAGGTTCTGCGTGAACAGGGGGTCAACAGCGTGTTCTCACAGCTGAGTGCCCAGGGCATTCAGGTATTGAGTATGCGGAACAAAGCGAACCGACTGGAGGAACTGTTTGTTTCTCTGGTGCATGAAAAACAAGGAGATCGCGCATGA
- a CDS encoding ABC transporter permease — translation MMQLYWVALKSIWAKEIHRFMRIWVQTLVPPVITMTLYFIIFGNLIGSRIGEMHGFSYMQFIVPGLIMMAVITNSYANVASSFFSAKFQRNIEELLVAPVPTHVIIAGFVGGGVARGLCVGILVTAISLFFVPFQVHSWVFVALTLVLTAVLFSLAGLLNAVFAKTFDDISLIPTFVLTPLTYLGGVFYSLTLLPPFWQGLSHLNPIVYMISGFRYGFLGIHDVPLVTTFGVLVVFIAAFYLLCWYLIQRGRGLRS, via the coding sequence ATGATGCAGCTTTACTGGGTGGCGCTGAAAAGCATCTGGGCGAAAGAGATCCACCGCTTTATGCGGATCTGGGTCCAGACTCTGGTTCCTCCCGTCATTACGATGACGCTCTATTTTATTATCTTTGGTAACCTGATCGGTTCGCGTATCGGTGAAATGCATGGTTTTAGCTACATGCAGTTTATCGTGCCGGGGCTGATTATGATGGCGGTGATCACCAACTCATACGCTAACGTGGCATCGTCATTCTTTAGCGCCAAGTTTCAGCGCAATATTGAAGAGCTGCTGGTCGCCCCGGTACCGACGCACGTGATCATCGCGGGTTTTGTTGGCGGCGGCGTGGCGCGTGGTCTGTGCGTAGGCATTCTGGTCACGGCTATTTCGCTGTTCTTCGTACCGTTCCAGGTACATTCCTGGGTCTTTGTAGCGCTCACGCTGGTGTTAACGGCGGTGCTGTTTTCGCTGGCGGGTCTGCTGAACGCGGTTTTCGCCAAAACCTTTGACGATATCAGCTTGATCCCCACCTTCGTGTTGACGCCGCTGACCTATCTGGGGGGCGTGTTCTATTCGTTAACGCTGCTGCCGCCATTCTGGCAGGGACTGTCGCATCTGAACCCGATTGTCTACATGATTAGCGGCTTCCGCTACGGTTTCTTGGGTATTCATGATGTTCCGCTGGTCACCACGTTTGGCGTGCTGGTGGTGTTTATCGCGGCGTTTTATTTATTGTGCTGGTATCTGATTCAGCGCGGACGCGGCCTGCGTAGCTAA
- a CDS encoding PTS sugar transporter subunit IIA, giving the protein MLGWVITCHDDKAQDMLHRLEKKYGPLVQCQAVSFWRGLSSNMLSRMMCHALHATDSGEGVIFLTDMAGAAPYRVASLMSHKHPQCEVISGISYPLLERMLSSRESMSSSAFRDCIVALGGPEVSSLWHQQQKNPPFVLKHDLYEY; this is encoded by the coding sequence ATGTTAGGTTGGGTAATTACCTGTCATGACGATAAGGCACAGGATATGCTGCATCGTCTGGAGAAAAAGTACGGCCCGTTGGTCCAGTGCCAGGCGGTGAGTTTTTGGCGTGGGCTCAGCTCGAATATGCTAAGTCGCATGATGTGCCATGCTCTGCATGCCACAGACTCAGGCGAGGGCGTGATCTTCCTGACGGATATGGCCGGGGCCGCACCCTACCGCGTCGCTTCGCTAATGAGCCATAAACATCCCCAGTGCGAAGTGATTTCAGGTATCAGCTATCCATTGCTTGAGCGAATGCTTTCGTCGCGGGAATCGATGAGTAGCTCTGCATTTCGCGATTGCATCGTCGCGCTTGGCGGGCCGGAAGTATCAAGTCTCTGGCATCAACAACAAAAAAATCCTCCCTTCGTGTTGAAGCATGATTTGTATGAGTATTAA
- a CDS encoding polysaccharide deacetylase family protein, whose protein sequence is MVMRVLLVLLLLSSGSVAAALPARYMQTTEAAAVWAQIGNKMVTVGNIRAGQILAVEPIAADYYEFTFGFGTGFIDKGHLEPVQGRQKVDDGLGDLNKPLSNQSLITWKDTPVYNAPDVGSAPFGVLADNLRYPVISKLKDRLNQTWYQIRIGGRLAYVSALDAQEDNGIPVLTYHHILRDEENTRFRHTSTTTSVRAFSNQMAWLRDRGYTTLTMYQLEGYVQNKMNLPARAVVLTFDDGLESVSRYAYPVLKQYGMKAAAFIISSRIKRHPQKWDPKSLQFMSISELNGIRDVFDFQSHTHFLHRVDVRRRPILLSRSYHNILFDFERSRRALGQFNPHVLYLSYPFGGYNATAVEAAKDAGFHLAVTTVRGKVKPGDNPMLLKRLYILRTDSLETMSRLISNQPQG, encoded by the coding sequence ATGGTTATGCGCGTTCTGCTTGTTTTGTTGCTCCTGTCTTCCGGCAGCGTAGCTGCGGCGTTGCCTGCTCGTTATATGCAGACGACGGAAGCGGCCGCCGTATGGGCGCAGATTGGCAATAAGATGGTGACGGTAGGCAATATTCGCGCCGGGCAGATCCTTGCCGTCGAGCCGATTGCCGCTGACTATTACGAGTTCACCTTCGGCTTTGGCACCGGGTTTATTGATAAAGGGCATCTGGAGCCGGTTCAGGGGCGGCAGAAAGTCGACGATGGTCTGGGCGATCTCAATAAACCGCTCAGTAACCAAAGCCTGATTACCTGGAAAGATACCCCCGTTTATAACGCCCCGGACGTCGGGAGCGCCCCGTTTGGCGTACTGGCGGATAATCTGCGCTACCCGGTTATCAGCAAGCTTAAAGACCGCCTCAACCAGACCTGGTACCAGATCCGCATCGGCGGCAGACTGGCTTATGTCAGCGCGCTGGATGCGCAGGAAGACAACGGTATCCCGGTATTAACCTATCACCATATTCTGCGTGATGAAGAGAACACCCGTTTTCGCCACACCTCCACCACGACCTCCGTGCGCGCGTTCAGTAACCAAATGGCCTGGCTGCGCGATCGCGGGTATACCACGTTGACGATGTATCAACTGGAAGGCTACGTGCAAAATAAGATGAATCTTCCCGCGCGGGCGGTGGTGCTGACGTTCGACGACGGTCTCGAGTCAGTCAGTCGATATGCGTATCCGGTATTGAAGCAGTATGGGATGAAAGCGGCAGCTTTTATTATCTCGTCGCGCATCAAGCGCCATCCGCAGAAGTGGGATCCAAAATCGCTGCAGTTTATGAGCATTTCTGAACTGAATGGCATCAGAGATGTGTTTGATTTTCAGTCCCATACCCATTTTCTACACCGGGTTGACGTTCGCCGTCGCCCCATTCTGCTTAGCCGCAGCTATCACAATATCCTGTTCGATTTTGAACGCTCGCGGCGGGCGCTGGGGCAGTTTAACCCGCACGTGCTGTACCTTTCATATCCGTTTGGCGGCTATAACGCGACGGCGGTAGAAGCCGCCAAAGACGCAGGGTTTCACCTGGCGGTCACCACGGTGAGGGGCAAGGTTAAGCCGGGGGATAATCCGATGCTGCTGAAACGGCTGTATATTTTGAGAACGGATTCGCTGGAGACGATGTCGCGGCTGATCAGCAACCAGCCGCAGGGGTAA
- the panD gene encoding aspartate 1-decarboxylase — translation MIRTMLQGKLHRVKVTQADLHYEGSCAIDQDFLDASGILENEAIDIWNVTNGKRFSTYAIAAERGSRIISVNGAAAHCAEVGDIVIIASFVTMSDEEARTWRPKVAYFEGDNEMKRTAKAIPVQVA, via the coding sequence ATGATTCGCACTATGCTGCAAGGTAAGCTCCACCGGGTAAAAGTCACGCAGGCGGACCTGCACTACGAAGGCTCCTGCGCCATCGACCAGGATTTTCTTGATGCCTCCGGCATCCTGGAAAACGAAGCTATTGATATCTGGAATGTGACCAACGGCAAACGTTTCTCAACCTATGCGATTGCGGCTGAACGCGGCTCCAGAATCATCTCGGTGAACGGTGCAGCAGCGCACTGTGCTGAAGTCGGCGACATTGTGATTATCGCCAGCTTCGTCACCATGTCTGATGAAGAAGCCCGTACCTGGCGTCCAAAAGTTGCCTATTTTGAAGGCGACAACGAAATGAAACGCACCGCAAAAGCGATTCCGGTTCAGGTTGCCTGA
- the panC gene encoding pantoate--beta-alanine ligase produces the protein MLIIETLPLLRQHIRRLRQEGKRVALVPTMGNLHDGHMKLVDEAKSRADVVIVSIFVNPMQFDRPDDLVRYPRTLQEDCEKLNKRKVDFVFAPAAPEIYPQGTEMQTFVEVPGLSTMLEGASRPGHFRGVATIVSKLFNLIQPDIACFGEKDFQQLALIRKMVADMGYDIEIVGVPIIRAKDGLALSSRNGYLTAEQRKIAPGLYKVMTRIGEKLQAGERDRDEIIAIAEQELNEKGFRADDIQIRDADTLLELTDSSKRAVILVAAWLGQARLIDNQSVTLAQ, from the coding sequence GTGCTAATTATTGAAACCCTGCCGCTGCTGCGCCAGCATATTCGTCGTCTGCGTCAGGAAGGCAAACGCGTCGCACTGGTTCCCACTATGGGCAACCTGCACGATGGCCATATGAAGCTGGTCGATGAAGCTAAAAGCCGGGCCGATGTGGTGATCGTCAGTATTTTCGTCAATCCAATGCAGTTCGACCGACCGGACGATCTGGTGCGTTACCCGCGTACGCTGCAAGAAGATTGTGAAAAGCTGAACAAGCGTAAAGTGGACTTTGTCTTTGCGCCGGCAGCGCCGGAGATCTACCCGCAAGGCACGGAAATGCAGACGTTTGTTGAGGTTCCGGGGCTGTCCACCATGCTGGAAGGCGCCAGTCGTCCAGGGCATTTCCGCGGCGTCGCCACCATCGTCAGCAAACTGTTCAATCTGATCCAGCCGGATATCGCCTGCTTTGGCGAGAAAGATTTCCAGCAGTTGGCATTGATCCGCAAAATGGTTGCCGATATGGGCTACGACATTGAGATCGTCGGCGTGCCGATTATTCGCGCCAAAGACGGCCTGGCGCTCAGTTCACGTAACGGCTATCTGACGGCAGAACAGCGCAAAATCGCGCCGGGCTTATACAAAGTGATGACCCGCATCGGCGAAAAATTACAGGCCGGTGAGCGCGATCGGGACGAGATCATTGCCATTGCCGAGCAGGAGCTGAATGAAAAAGGCTTCCGCGCCGACGATATTCAGATCCGCGACGCTGACACGCTGCTGGAACTGACGGACAGCAGCAAACGCGCGGTGATCCTGGTCGCCGCCTGGTTAGGTCAGGCACGCCTGATCGATAATCAAAGCGTTACATTAGCCCAGTAG
- the panB gene encoding 3-methyl-2-oxobutanoate hydroxymethyltransferase produces the protein MKPTTISLLQKCKQEKKRFATITAYDYSFAKLFADEGINVMLVGDSLGMTIQGHDSTLPVTVEDIAYHTRAVRRGAPNCLLLSDLPFMAYATPQQAFENAAVVMRAGANMVKIEGGSWLVDTVKMLTERAVPVCGHLGLTPQSVNIFGGYKIQGRGDAGQVLLDDALALEAAGAQLLVLECVPVELAKRVTEALSIPVIGIGAGNVTDGQILVMHDAFGITGGHIPKFAKNFLAEAGDMRAAVRQYMAEVESGVYPGEEHSFH, from the coding sequence ATGAAACCCACCACCATTTCACTGCTGCAGAAATGCAAGCAAGAGAAAAAACGCTTCGCGACAATTACCGCCTACGACTACAGCTTCGCTAAGTTATTTGCCGACGAAGGTATCAATGTGATGCTGGTTGGCGACTCGCTGGGCATGACGATTCAGGGGCATGATTCCACCCTGCCTGTCACCGTTGAAGATATCGCTTACCACACGCGTGCCGTGCGTCGTGGCGCGCCCAACTGTCTACTGCTCTCCGATCTGCCGTTTATGGCTTACGCCACCCCGCAACAGGCATTTGAAAACGCCGCGGTGGTCATGCGTGCAGGTGCCAATATGGTCAAAATTGAAGGCGGCTCCTGGCTGGTAGATACGGTGAAAATGCTCACCGAACGCGCCGTACCGGTGTGTGGTCATCTGGGATTAACCCCCCAGTCAGTGAATATCTTCGGCGGCTATAAAATTCAGGGCCGCGGCGACGCCGGACAGGTACTGCTGGATGATGCGCTGGCCTTAGAAGCCGCTGGCGCTCAGCTGCTGGTGCTGGAGTGCGTGCCGGTCGAGTTGGCGAAGCGCGTTACTGAGGCACTGTCGATTCCGGTCATCGGGATTGGCGCAGGCAATGTGACCGATGGTCAGATTCTGGTGATGCACGATGCGTTTGGCATTACCGGCGGTCATATTCCAAAATTCGCGAAAAATTTCCTTGCCGAAGCGGGCGACATGCGCGCCGCCGTACGGCAGTATATGGCTGAAGTGGAGTCCGGCGTTTATCCGGGCGAAGAACACAGCTTTCACTAA
- the folK gene encoding 2-amino-4-hydroxy-6-hydroxymethyldihydropteridine diphosphokinase has protein sequence MQPERRRVYIALGSNLASPLEQVNAAVQAIGEIPDSHIVAVSSFYRTPPLGPQDQPDYLNAAVALETTLAPETLLDNTQRIELQQGRVRKAERWGPRTLDLDIMLFGDEVINTERLTVPHYDMKNRGFMLWPLFEIAPELIFPDGVSLHQSLTRLGAAKPAHW, from the coding sequence ATGCAGCCTGAAAGACGACGGGTATATATCGCCCTCGGCAGTAATTTAGCCTCTCCTCTGGAGCAGGTTAATGCTGCCGTGCAAGCGATCGGTGAAATCCCCGACAGCCACATCGTGGCGGTCTCCTCATTTTACCGTACGCCACCGTTAGGCCCGCAGGATCAACCAGACTATCTAAACGCCGCCGTGGCGCTGGAAACTACTCTCGCCCCCGAAACGTTGCTGGATAATACCCAGCGTATTGAACTGCAGCAGGGCCGGGTACGCAAAGCTGAACGCTGGGGACCGCGCACGCTGGACCTCGACATTATGCTGTTTGGCGATGAAGTAATTAATACCGAACGTCTGACCGTACCGCACTACGACATGAAAAACCGTGGCTTTATGCTGTGGCCGCTGTTTGAAATCGCGCCGGAACTGATCTTCCCGGACGGCGTCAGCCTGCATCAATCCCTCACCCGCCTTGGCGCAGCAAAACCCGCGCACTGGTAA
- the pcnB gene encoding polynucleotide adenylyltransferase PcnB — protein sequence MFTRVANFCRKVLSREEREAELAVARPHMTVIPREQHSISRKDISENALKVMYRLNKAGYEAWLVGGGVRDLLLGKKPKDFDVTTNATPDQVRKLFRNCRLVGRRFRLAHVMFGPEIIEVATFRGHHEGSESDRTTSQRGQNGMLLRDNIFGSIEEDAQRRDFTINSLYYSVADFTVRDYVGGMQDLEEGIIRLIGNPETRYREDPVRMLRAVRFAAKLDMRISPETAEPIPRLATLLNDIPPARLFEEALKLLQAGYGYETYKKLREYSLFQPLFPTITRYFTEDGDSPMERIIAQVLKNTDNRINNDMRVNPAFLFAAMFWYPLLEAAQKIAQESGLAYYDAFALAMNDVLDEACRSLAIPKRLTSLTRDIWQLQLRMSRRQGKRAWKLMEHPKFRAAYDLLALRAEVENNAELQRLAKWWGEFQVSAPPEQKGMLNELDEEPDVRRRHRRPRKRAPRREGSA from the coding sequence ATTTTTACCCGAGTCGCTAATTTTTGCCGCAAGGTGCTAAGCCGCGAGGAGCGCGAGGCCGAGCTTGCCGTCGCCCGTCCACATATGACGGTAATCCCGCGTGAGCAGCACTCTATCTCCCGCAAAGATATCAGTGAAAATGCCCTGAAGGTAATGTACAGGCTCAATAAGGCCGGATACGAGGCATGGCTGGTTGGCGGTGGCGTACGCGATCTTTTGCTGGGCAAAAAGCCAAAAGATTTTGATGTCACTACTAACGCCACGCCGGATCAGGTGCGAAAACTGTTTCGTAACTGCCGCCTTGTCGGTCGCCGTTTCCGTCTGGCCCATGTCATGTTTGGCCCGGAAATTATCGAAGTGGCAACGTTCCGCGGTCATCATGAAGGCAGCGAGTCCGATCGCACAACCTCACAGCGCGGGCAAAACGGTATGCTGCTGCGCGACAACATCTTCGGCTCCATTGAGGAAGATGCCCAGCGTCGCGACTTCACGATTAACAGCCTGTATTACAGCGTGGCCGATTTCACCGTGCGTGATTACGTCGGCGGCATGCAAGATCTCGAAGAGGGCATCATTCGCCTGATCGGTAATCCGGAAACGCGCTACCGCGAAGACCCTGTTCGTATGCTGCGCGCCGTGCGCTTTGCCGCCAAGCTCGACATGCGTATCAGTCCGGAAACCGCAGAGCCGATCCCGCGTCTGGCAACGCTACTTAACGATATTCCTCCCGCACGCCTGTTTGAAGAAGCGCTCAAGTTGTTACAGGCGGGCTATGGGTATGAAACTTATAAGAAACTGCGTGAGTACAGCCTGTTCCAGCCGCTGTTCCCAACCATTACGCGCTATTTCACCGAAGACGGTGACAGCCCGATGGAACGCATCATCGCTCAGGTACTGAAGAACACCGATAACCGCATTAACAACGATATGCGCGTTAACCCGGCATTCTTGTTCGCCGCCATGTTCTGGTATCCGCTACTGGAAGCCGCACAGAAAATTGCGCAAGAAAGCGGTCTGGCCTACTACGACGCTTTCGCACTGGCGATGAACGACGTGCTGGACGAAGCCTGCCGCTCGCTGGCTATCCCGAAACGTCTGACCTCACTGACCCGCGATATCTGGCAGTTGCAGCTACGCATGTCTCGCCGTCAGGGTAAACGCGCCTGGAAGCTGATGGAGCATCCGAAATTCCGCGCCGCTTACGATCTGCTGGCCCTGCGCGCCGAAGTAGAAAACAATGCCGAACTGCAACGACTGGCAAAATGGTGGGGTGAATTCCAGGTTTCAGCGCCACCGGAACAAAAAGGGATGCTGAACGAGCTGGATGAAGAGCCAGACGTACGCCGTCGCCATCGTCGCCCGCGTAAACGCGCGCCACGCCGCGAAGGTTCCGCATGA
- the gluQRS gene encoding tRNA glutamyl-Q(34) synthetase GluQRS, which produces MSDSHYIGRFAPSPSGELHFGSLIAALGSYLQARARRGIWRVRIEDIDPPREVPGAADTILRQLEHYGLHWDGGILWQSQRHDAYREALAWLHQQDLSYYCTCTRARIQSLGGIYDGHCRELRHGPEQAAVRFKQRHPVMQFTDQLRGEIQADPQLAREDFIIHRRDGLFAYNLAVVVDDHFQGVTEIVRGADLIEPTVRQIALYQQFGWQAPDYIHLPLALNEQGAKLSKQNHAPALPQGDPRPVIVAALRFLGQRDDIPWQEMRVDQILAFAVENWSLTAVPESAILNPPFSNAPC; this is translated from the coding sequence ATGAGCGATTCACACTATATTGGCCGCTTCGCCCCTTCCCCCTCTGGCGAACTACATTTCGGTTCACTGATTGCCGCCCTCGGGAGTTACCTGCAGGCCCGTGCTCGTCGCGGAATCTGGCGAGTGCGTATTGAAGATATTGACCCCCCTCGTGAAGTTCCCGGTGCTGCAGACACGATTCTGCGTCAGCTGGAACATTACGGACTGCACTGGGATGGCGGCATTTTATGGCAATCCCAGCGCCACGACGCCTACCGCGAGGCGCTTGCCTGGCTGCATCAGCAGGATCTTAGCTATTACTGCACCTGTACACGCGCGCGTATTCAGAGCCTCGGCGGCATTTACGATGGCCACTGTCGCGAGTTACGCCACGGGCCTGAACAGGCGGCGGTACGTTTCAAGCAACGTCATCCGGTAATGCAGTTTACAGACCAGTTGCGCGGTGAGATTCAGGCTGACCCGCAGCTTGCAAGGGAAGATTTTATCATTCACCGGCGCGACGGGCTGTTTGCCTATAACCTCGCGGTGGTCGTCGATGACCACTTCCAGGGCGTGACGGAAATTGTACGCGGCGCCGATCTTATCGAACCCACGGTACGACAGATTGCGTTGTACCAACAGTTCGGCTGGCAAGCGCCTGACTATATTCATCTGCCGCTGGCGCTAAACGAACAAGGCGCTAAACTTTCCAAGCAAAATCATGCACCTGCTCTGCCACAAGGCGATCCGCGTCCGGTGATTGTTGCCGCGCTGCGCTTTCTCGGCCAGCGCGACGATATCCCGTGGCAGGAGATGCGCGTGGATCAGATCCTGGCGTTTGCCGTGGAAAACTGGAGTCTGACAGCGGTGCCAGAATCGGCGATATTAAATCCGCCATTCTCAAATGCGCCATGCTGA
- the dksA gene encoding RNA polymerase-binding protein DksA produces MQEGQNRKTSSLSILAIAGVEPYQEKPGEEYMNEAQLSHFRRILEAWRNQLRDEVDRTVSHMQDEAANFPDPVDRAAQEEEFSLELRNRDRERKLIKKIEKTLKKVEDEDFGYCESCGVEIGIRRLEARPTADLCIDCKTLAEIREKQMAG; encoded by the coding sequence ATGCAAGAAGGGCAAAACCGTAAAACATCGTCCCTGAGTATTCTCGCCATCGCTGGGGTGGAGCCGTACCAGGAGAAACCGGGCGAAGAGTATATGAACGAAGCCCAGCTGTCGCACTTCAGGCGTATTCTTGAGGCATGGCGTAATCAACTTAGGGATGAAGTTGATCGCACCGTATCTCATATGCAAGACGAAGCGGCTAACTTCCCTGATCCGGTGGACCGCGCCGCACAGGAAGAAGAATTCAGCCTTGAGCTGCGTAACCGTGACCGTGAGCGCAAACTGATCAAAAAGATCGAGAAGACGCTGAAGAAAGTAGAAGACGAAGATTTCGGCTACTGCGAATCATGCGGCGTAGAAATTGGTATTCGCCGTCTGGAAGCGCGTCCGACAGCCGATCTGTGCATCGACTGCAAAACGCTGGCAGAAATCCGCGAAAAACAAATGGCAGGTTAA
- the sfsA gene encoding DNA/RNA nuclease SfsA — translation MQFSPPLQPATLIQRYKRFLADVITPDGTALTLHCPNTGAMTGCATPGDTVWYSTSENTKRKYPHTWELTQTQSGAFICVNTLWANRLTKESIQQALISEVSGYSTLKSEVKYGAEGSRIDFLLQADSRPDCYIEVKSVTLAEKDQGYFPDAITERGQKHLRELMSVAAEGKRAVIFFAVLHSAITRFSPAHHIDRKYAQLLVEAQLKGVEILVYKAELSAHGMTLKEPLPITL, via the coding sequence ATGCAATTTTCTCCTCCTTTACAACCAGCAACGCTCATACAGCGCTACAAGCGCTTTTTAGCGGATGTGATCACACCGGATGGCACAGCGTTAACGCTACACTGCCCAAATACCGGCGCGATGACCGGATGCGCTACCCCAGGTGACACCGTTTGGTATTCGACATCAGAAAATACTAAACGGAAATATCCACATACCTGGGAATTAACGCAAACCCAATCCGGCGCATTTATTTGTGTTAACACGCTCTGGGCTAATAGATTAACGAAAGAGTCGATCCAGCAGGCGTTAATTTCAGAAGTTTCAGGCTACAGCACGTTGAAAAGTGAAGTAAAATACGGCGCCGAAGGGAGCCGCATCGACTTTTTGTTACAGGCAGATTCCCGACCTGACTGCTATATTGAAGTGAAATCAGTCACGTTGGCGGAAAAAGATCAGGGTTATTTTCCCGATGCCATCACTGAACGAGGTCAGAAACATCTTCGGGAATTGATGAGCGTAGCGGCCGAAGGCAAGCGGGCGGTGATATTTTTCGCGGTGCTACATTCAGCCATTACACGGTTTTCACCGGCGCACCATATTGATAGAAAATATGCGCAATTATTAGTTGAAGCACAGCTTAAGGGGGTCGAAATTCTGGTTTATAAAGCGGAACTTTCTGCCCATGGTATGACTCTTAAAGAGCCGTTGCCCATTACCTTGTAA